In a single window of the Balaenoptera acutorostrata chromosome 3, mBalAcu1.1, whole genome shotgun sequence genome:
- the SLC28A2 gene encoding sodium/nucleoside cotransporter 2 isoform X1, with product MARSLALKEASRHVKRTLKQSHGETHEGQVRKAPLGGQKEKREQEMEKTNGREGIALSTVETGIENPGLELMEEGINPEGTRKTEEQGHSLGDGLEPPTQQRYRRNLQPFTRARSFCKTHAGLFKKILLSLLCLAYAAYFLAACILNFHRALALFVLTCLVLLVLVHRFLKRFFGEKLTRCLKPLENSCLKLWMKGVFVGVFLVGLILWLVLDTAQRPEQLISFTGICMFTLILFACSRHHSAVSWRTVLWGLGLQFVFGILVIRTDPGFNAFQWLGNQIQIFLNYTVAGSSFVFGDMLVKDIFAFQALPIILFFGCVMSILYYLGFVQWVVQKIAWFLQITMGTTATETLAVAGNIFVGMTEAPLLIRPYLADMTLSEVHAVMTGGFATISGTVLGAFISFGIDASSLISASVMAAPSALALSKLVYPEVEESKFKNKEGVKLPRGKEKSVLEAASNGATDAIGLAANIAANLIAFLAVLAFINAALSWLGELVDIQGLTFQVICSYILRPMVFMMGVEWADCPMVAEMVGIKFFTNEFVAYQQLSQYKNKRLSGVEEWIGGEKQWISVRAEIITTFSLCGFANLSSIGITLGGLTSMVPHRKSDLSKVVVSALFTGACVSLISACMAGILYVPRGAETDCLSFLNTSFTNRTYETYVCCRELFRSTSLNGTNPPSFPGPWEDKEFSAIALAKCCDLYTNAVCA from the exons GAGAACaggagatggagaaaacaaaTGGGAGAGAGGGCATTGCTCTGTCCACAGTGGAGACTGGCATAGAGAACCCAGGGCTGGAGCTTATG GAAGAAGGAATAAATCCTGAGGGAACCAGGAAGACTGAAGAGCAAGGACACAGCCTTGGGGATGGATTGGAACCTCCCACTCAACAGAGATACAG GAGGAACCTACAGCCTTTCACCAGGGCAAGAAGTTTCTGTAAGACACATGCTGGCTTGTTCAAGAAGATCCTGCTGAGCCTGTTGTGTTTGG CTTATGCTGCCTACTTCCTGGCAGCTTGCATCTTGAATTTCCATAGGGCACTGGCCTTGTTCGTCCTCACCTGTTTGGTGCTTTTAGTCCTGGTTCACCGCTTTCTGAAAAGGTTCTTTGGTGAAAAGTTAACGAGATGTCTGAAGCCCCTTGAAAACTCCTGCCTGAAGCTTTGGATGAAAGG TGTGTTCGTGGGAGTCTTCTTGGTTGGCCTTATCCTGTGGCTGGTTCTAGACACAGCCCAAAGGCCAGAGCAGCTGATCTCCTTCACAGGAATCTGCATGTTCACCCTCATCCTCTTTGCCTGCTCCAGACACCACAGTGCA GTGTCCTGGAGGACAGTGCTTTGGGGCCTAGGTCTTCAGTTTGTCTTTGGGATCTTGGTCATCAGAACTGATCCTGGATTTAATGCATTTCAATGGCTGGGAAACCAGATTCAG attttcctcaACTATACTGTGGCTGGCTCCAGTTTTGTTTTTGGGGATATGCTGGTCAAGGATATCTTCGCTTTTCAG GCCTTACCGATCATCCTTTTCTTTGGATGTGTGATGTCCATTCTTTACTACCTGGGCTTTGTGCAGTGGGTAGTTCAGAAG ATTGCCTGGTTTTTGCAAATCACCATGGGCACCACTGCCACAGAGACCCTGGCTGTGGCAGGAAACATCTTTGTGGGTATG ACAGAGGCACCTCTGCTCATCCGTCCATACCTTGCAGACATGACGCTTTCAGAAGTCCATGCAGTGATGACTGGAGGGTTTGCCACCATCTCAGGCACTGTCTTGGGAGCCTTCATATCCTTTGGG ATTGACGCGTCATCCTTGATTTCTGCCTCTGTGATGGCTGCCCCTTCTGCTCTTGCTTTGTCAAAGCTGgtatatccagaagtggaggAGTCCAAGTTCAAGAATAAGGAGGGGGTAAAATTGCCCCGTGG GAAGGAGAAGAGTGTTCTGGAAGCTGCCAGCAATGGAGCCACAGATGCCATAGGCCTTGCTGCTAACATAGCAGCCAACCTGATTGCCTTTTTGGCCGTGTTGGCCTTCATCAACGCTGCCCTCTCCTGGCTAGGGGAACTGGTAGACATACAGGGGCTCACTTTTCAG GTCATCTGCTCCTATATCCTAAGGCCCATGGTTTTCATGATGGGTGTCGAGTGGGCAGACTGTCCGATGGTGGCTGAGATGGTGGGGATCAAGTTCTTCACGAATGAGTTTGTGGCCTATCAGCAACTGTCTCAGTACAAAAACAAACGTCTCTCTGGAGTGGAAGAGTGGATTGGAGGCGAGAAACAGTGGATTTCT gTGAGAGCTGAAATCATTACAACATTTTCACTCTGTGGATTTGCCAATCTTAGTTCCATAGGAATCACACTGGGAGGCTTGA CATCAATGGTACCCCACCGGaagagtgacttgtccaaggttgtGGTCAGTGCCCTCTTCACAGGGGCCTGTGTATCCCTTATCAGCGCCTGTATGGCAG GAATCCTCTATGTCCCCAGGGGAGCTGAAACTGACTGTCTCTCCTTCCTAAACACAAGTTTCACCAATCGAACCTATGAGACCTATGTGTGCTGCAGAGAGCTCTTTCGGAG TACCTCTCTGAATGGAACCAACCCTCCTTCTTTTCCTGGTCCCTGGGAAGATAAAGAGTTCAGTGCCATAGCCCTTGCTAAATGCTGTGACCTCTACACCAATGCTGTCTGTGCCTAA
- the SLC28A2 gene encoding sodium/nucleoside cotransporter 2 isoform X2 — MPTSTQGQVRKAPLGGQKEKREQEMEKTNGREGIALSTVETGIENPGLELMEEGINPEGTRKTEEQGHSLGDGLEPPTQQRYRRNLQPFTRARSFCKTHAGLFKKILLSLLCLAYAAYFLAACILNFHRALALFVLTCLVLLVLVHRFLKRFFGEKLTRCLKPLENSCLKLWMKGVFVGVFLVGLILWLVLDTAQRPEQLISFTGICMFTLILFACSRHHSAVSWRTVLWGLGLQFVFGILVIRTDPGFNAFQWLGNQIQIFLNYTVAGSSFVFGDMLVKDIFAFQALPIILFFGCVMSILYYLGFVQWVVQKIAWFLQITMGTTATETLAVAGNIFVGMTEAPLLIRPYLADMTLSEVHAVMTGGFATISGTVLGAFISFGIDASSLISASVMAAPSALALSKLVYPEVEESKFKNKEGVKLPRGKEKSVLEAASNGATDAIGLAANIAANLIAFLAVLAFINAALSWLGELVDIQGLTFQVICSYILRPMVFMMGVEWADCPMVAEMVGIKFFTNEFVAYQQLSQYKNKRLSGVEEWIGGEKQWISVRAEIITTFSLCGFANLSSIGITLGGLTSMVPHRKSDLSKVVVSALFTGACVSLISACMAGILYVPRGAETDCLSFLNTSFTNRTYETYVCCRELFRSTSLNGTNPPSFPGPWEDKEFSAIALAKCCDLYTNAVCA; from the exons GAGAACaggagatggagaaaacaaaTGGGAGAGAGGGCATTGCTCTGTCCACAGTGGAGACTGGCATAGAGAACCCAGGGCTGGAGCTTATG GAAGAAGGAATAAATCCTGAGGGAACCAGGAAGACTGAAGAGCAAGGACACAGCCTTGGGGATGGATTGGAACCTCCCACTCAACAGAGATACAG GAGGAACCTACAGCCTTTCACCAGGGCAAGAAGTTTCTGTAAGACACATGCTGGCTTGTTCAAGAAGATCCTGCTGAGCCTGTTGTGTTTGG CTTATGCTGCCTACTTCCTGGCAGCTTGCATCTTGAATTTCCATAGGGCACTGGCCTTGTTCGTCCTCACCTGTTTGGTGCTTTTAGTCCTGGTTCACCGCTTTCTGAAAAGGTTCTTTGGTGAAAAGTTAACGAGATGTCTGAAGCCCCTTGAAAACTCCTGCCTGAAGCTTTGGATGAAAGG TGTGTTCGTGGGAGTCTTCTTGGTTGGCCTTATCCTGTGGCTGGTTCTAGACACAGCCCAAAGGCCAGAGCAGCTGATCTCCTTCACAGGAATCTGCATGTTCACCCTCATCCTCTTTGCCTGCTCCAGACACCACAGTGCA GTGTCCTGGAGGACAGTGCTTTGGGGCCTAGGTCTTCAGTTTGTCTTTGGGATCTTGGTCATCAGAACTGATCCTGGATTTAATGCATTTCAATGGCTGGGAAACCAGATTCAG attttcctcaACTATACTGTGGCTGGCTCCAGTTTTGTTTTTGGGGATATGCTGGTCAAGGATATCTTCGCTTTTCAG GCCTTACCGATCATCCTTTTCTTTGGATGTGTGATGTCCATTCTTTACTACCTGGGCTTTGTGCAGTGGGTAGTTCAGAAG ATTGCCTGGTTTTTGCAAATCACCATGGGCACCACTGCCACAGAGACCCTGGCTGTGGCAGGAAACATCTTTGTGGGTATG ACAGAGGCACCTCTGCTCATCCGTCCATACCTTGCAGACATGACGCTTTCAGAAGTCCATGCAGTGATGACTGGAGGGTTTGCCACCATCTCAGGCACTGTCTTGGGAGCCTTCATATCCTTTGGG ATTGACGCGTCATCCTTGATTTCTGCCTCTGTGATGGCTGCCCCTTCTGCTCTTGCTTTGTCAAAGCTGgtatatccagaagtggaggAGTCCAAGTTCAAGAATAAGGAGGGGGTAAAATTGCCCCGTGG GAAGGAGAAGAGTGTTCTGGAAGCTGCCAGCAATGGAGCCACAGATGCCATAGGCCTTGCTGCTAACATAGCAGCCAACCTGATTGCCTTTTTGGCCGTGTTGGCCTTCATCAACGCTGCCCTCTCCTGGCTAGGGGAACTGGTAGACATACAGGGGCTCACTTTTCAG GTCATCTGCTCCTATATCCTAAGGCCCATGGTTTTCATGATGGGTGTCGAGTGGGCAGACTGTCCGATGGTGGCTGAGATGGTGGGGATCAAGTTCTTCACGAATGAGTTTGTGGCCTATCAGCAACTGTCTCAGTACAAAAACAAACGTCTCTCTGGAGTGGAAGAGTGGATTGGAGGCGAGAAACAGTGGATTTCT gTGAGAGCTGAAATCATTACAACATTTTCACTCTGTGGATTTGCCAATCTTAGTTCCATAGGAATCACACTGGGAGGCTTGA CATCAATGGTACCCCACCGGaagagtgacttgtccaaggttgtGGTCAGTGCCCTCTTCACAGGGGCCTGTGTATCCCTTATCAGCGCCTGTATGGCAG GAATCCTCTATGTCCCCAGGGGAGCTGAAACTGACTGTCTCTCCTTCCTAAACACAAGTTTCACCAATCGAACCTATGAGACCTATGTGTGCTGCAGAGAGCTCTTTCGGAG TACCTCTCTGAATGGAACCAACCCTCCTTCTTTTCCTGGTCCCTGGGAAGATAAAGAGTTCAGTGCCATAGCCCTTGCTAAATGCTGTGACCTCTACACCAATGCTGTCTGTGCCTAA
- the SLC28A2 gene encoding sodium/nucleoside cotransporter 2 isoform X3: MEKTNGREGIALSTVETGIENPGLELMEEGINPEGTRKTEEQGHSLGDGLEPPTQQRYRRNLQPFTRARSFCKTHAGLFKKILLSLLCLAYAAYFLAACILNFHRALALFVLTCLVLLVLVHRFLKRFFGEKLTRCLKPLENSCLKLWMKGVFVGVFLVGLILWLVLDTAQRPEQLISFTGICMFTLILFACSRHHSAVSWRTVLWGLGLQFVFGILVIRTDPGFNAFQWLGNQIQIFLNYTVAGSSFVFGDMLVKDIFAFQALPIILFFGCVMSILYYLGFVQWVVQKIAWFLQITMGTTATETLAVAGNIFVGMTEAPLLIRPYLADMTLSEVHAVMTGGFATISGTVLGAFISFGIDASSLISASVMAAPSALALSKLVYPEVEESKFKNKEGVKLPRGKEKSVLEAASNGATDAIGLAANIAANLIAFLAVLAFINAALSWLGELVDIQGLTFQVICSYILRPMVFMMGVEWADCPMVAEMVGIKFFTNEFVAYQQLSQYKNKRLSGVEEWIGGEKQWISVRAEIITTFSLCGFANLSSIGITLGGLTSMVPHRKSDLSKVVVSALFTGACVSLISACMAGILYVPRGAETDCLSFLNTSFTNRTYETYVCCRELFRSTSLNGTNPPSFPGPWEDKEFSAIALAKCCDLYTNAVCA; this comes from the exons atggagaaaacaaaTGGGAGAGAGGGCATTGCTCTGTCCACAGTGGAGACTGGCATAGAGAACCCAGGGCTGGAGCTTATG GAAGAAGGAATAAATCCTGAGGGAACCAGGAAGACTGAAGAGCAAGGACACAGCCTTGGGGATGGATTGGAACCTCCCACTCAACAGAGATACAG GAGGAACCTACAGCCTTTCACCAGGGCAAGAAGTTTCTGTAAGACACATGCTGGCTTGTTCAAGAAGATCCTGCTGAGCCTGTTGTGTTTGG CTTATGCTGCCTACTTCCTGGCAGCTTGCATCTTGAATTTCCATAGGGCACTGGCCTTGTTCGTCCTCACCTGTTTGGTGCTTTTAGTCCTGGTTCACCGCTTTCTGAAAAGGTTCTTTGGTGAAAAGTTAACGAGATGTCTGAAGCCCCTTGAAAACTCCTGCCTGAAGCTTTGGATGAAAGG TGTGTTCGTGGGAGTCTTCTTGGTTGGCCTTATCCTGTGGCTGGTTCTAGACACAGCCCAAAGGCCAGAGCAGCTGATCTCCTTCACAGGAATCTGCATGTTCACCCTCATCCTCTTTGCCTGCTCCAGACACCACAGTGCA GTGTCCTGGAGGACAGTGCTTTGGGGCCTAGGTCTTCAGTTTGTCTTTGGGATCTTGGTCATCAGAACTGATCCTGGATTTAATGCATTTCAATGGCTGGGAAACCAGATTCAG attttcctcaACTATACTGTGGCTGGCTCCAGTTTTGTTTTTGGGGATATGCTGGTCAAGGATATCTTCGCTTTTCAG GCCTTACCGATCATCCTTTTCTTTGGATGTGTGATGTCCATTCTTTACTACCTGGGCTTTGTGCAGTGGGTAGTTCAGAAG ATTGCCTGGTTTTTGCAAATCACCATGGGCACCACTGCCACAGAGACCCTGGCTGTGGCAGGAAACATCTTTGTGGGTATG ACAGAGGCACCTCTGCTCATCCGTCCATACCTTGCAGACATGACGCTTTCAGAAGTCCATGCAGTGATGACTGGAGGGTTTGCCACCATCTCAGGCACTGTCTTGGGAGCCTTCATATCCTTTGGG ATTGACGCGTCATCCTTGATTTCTGCCTCTGTGATGGCTGCCCCTTCTGCTCTTGCTTTGTCAAAGCTGgtatatccagaagtggaggAGTCCAAGTTCAAGAATAAGGAGGGGGTAAAATTGCCCCGTGG GAAGGAGAAGAGTGTTCTGGAAGCTGCCAGCAATGGAGCCACAGATGCCATAGGCCTTGCTGCTAACATAGCAGCCAACCTGATTGCCTTTTTGGCCGTGTTGGCCTTCATCAACGCTGCCCTCTCCTGGCTAGGGGAACTGGTAGACATACAGGGGCTCACTTTTCAG GTCATCTGCTCCTATATCCTAAGGCCCATGGTTTTCATGATGGGTGTCGAGTGGGCAGACTGTCCGATGGTGGCTGAGATGGTGGGGATCAAGTTCTTCACGAATGAGTTTGTGGCCTATCAGCAACTGTCTCAGTACAAAAACAAACGTCTCTCTGGAGTGGAAGAGTGGATTGGAGGCGAGAAACAGTGGATTTCT gTGAGAGCTGAAATCATTACAACATTTTCACTCTGTGGATTTGCCAATCTTAGTTCCATAGGAATCACACTGGGAGGCTTGA CATCAATGGTACCCCACCGGaagagtgacttgtccaaggttgtGGTCAGTGCCCTCTTCACAGGGGCCTGTGTATCCCTTATCAGCGCCTGTATGGCAG GAATCCTCTATGTCCCCAGGGGAGCTGAAACTGACTGTCTCTCCTTCCTAAACACAAGTTTCACCAATCGAACCTATGAGACCTATGTGTGCTGCAGAGAGCTCTTTCGGAG TACCTCTCTGAATGGAACCAACCCTCCTTCTTTTCCTGGTCCCTGGGAAGATAAAGAGTTCAGTGCCATAGCCCTTGCTAAATGCTGTGACCTCTACACCAATGCTGTCTGTGCCTAA
- the SLC28A2 gene encoding sodium/nucleoside cotransporter 2 isoform X4: MARSLALKEASRHVKRTLKQSHGETHEEEGINPEGTRKTEEQGHSLGDGLEPPTQQRYRRNLQPFTRARSFCKTHAGLFKKILLSLLCLAYAAYFLAACILNFHRALALFVLTCLVLLVLVHRFLKRFFGEKLTRCLKPLENSCLKLWMKGVFVGVFLVGLILWLVLDTAQRPEQLISFTGICMFTLILFACSRHHSAVSWRTVLWGLGLQFVFGILVIRTDPGFNAFQWLGNQIQIFLNYTVAGSSFVFGDMLVKDIFAFQALPIILFFGCVMSILYYLGFVQWVVQKIAWFLQITMGTTATETLAVAGNIFVGMTEAPLLIRPYLADMTLSEVHAVMTGGFATISGTVLGAFISFGIDASSLISASVMAAPSALALSKLVYPEVEESKFKNKEGVKLPRGKEKSVLEAASNGATDAIGLAANIAANLIAFLAVLAFINAALSWLGELVDIQGLTFQVICSYILRPMVFMMGVEWADCPMVAEMVGIKFFTNEFVAYQQLSQYKNKRLSGVEEWIGGEKQWISVRAEIITTFSLCGFANLSSIGITLGGLTSMVPHRKSDLSKVVVSALFTGACVSLISACMAGILYVPRGAETDCLSFLNTSFTNRTYETYVCCRELFRSTSLNGTNPPSFPGPWEDKEFSAIALAKCCDLYTNAVCA; encoded by the exons GAAGAAGGAATAAATCCTGAGGGAACCAGGAAGACTGAAGAGCAAGGACACAGCCTTGGGGATGGATTGGAACCTCCCACTCAACAGAGATACAG GAGGAACCTACAGCCTTTCACCAGGGCAAGAAGTTTCTGTAAGACACATGCTGGCTTGTTCAAGAAGATCCTGCTGAGCCTGTTGTGTTTGG CTTATGCTGCCTACTTCCTGGCAGCTTGCATCTTGAATTTCCATAGGGCACTGGCCTTGTTCGTCCTCACCTGTTTGGTGCTTTTAGTCCTGGTTCACCGCTTTCTGAAAAGGTTCTTTGGTGAAAAGTTAACGAGATGTCTGAAGCCCCTTGAAAACTCCTGCCTGAAGCTTTGGATGAAAGG TGTGTTCGTGGGAGTCTTCTTGGTTGGCCTTATCCTGTGGCTGGTTCTAGACACAGCCCAAAGGCCAGAGCAGCTGATCTCCTTCACAGGAATCTGCATGTTCACCCTCATCCTCTTTGCCTGCTCCAGACACCACAGTGCA GTGTCCTGGAGGACAGTGCTTTGGGGCCTAGGTCTTCAGTTTGTCTTTGGGATCTTGGTCATCAGAACTGATCCTGGATTTAATGCATTTCAATGGCTGGGAAACCAGATTCAG attttcctcaACTATACTGTGGCTGGCTCCAGTTTTGTTTTTGGGGATATGCTGGTCAAGGATATCTTCGCTTTTCAG GCCTTACCGATCATCCTTTTCTTTGGATGTGTGATGTCCATTCTTTACTACCTGGGCTTTGTGCAGTGGGTAGTTCAGAAG ATTGCCTGGTTTTTGCAAATCACCATGGGCACCACTGCCACAGAGACCCTGGCTGTGGCAGGAAACATCTTTGTGGGTATG ACAGAGGCACCTCTGCTCATCCGTCCATACCTTGCAGACATGACGCTTTCAGAAGTCCATGCAGTGATGACTGGAGGGTTTGCCACCATCTCAGGCACTGTCTTGGGAGCCTTCATATCCTTTGGG ATTGACGCGTCATCCTTGATTTCTGCCTCTGTGATGGCTGCCCCTTCTGCTCTTGCTTTGTCAAAGCTGgtatatccagaagtggaggAGTCCAAGTTCAAGAATAAGGAGGGGGTAAAATTGCCCCGTGG GAAGGAGAAGAGTGTTCTGGAAGCTGCCAGCAATGGAGCCACAGATGCCATAGGCCTTGCTGCTAACATAGCAGCCAACCTGATTGCCTTTTTGGCCGTGTTGGCCTTCATCAACGCTGCCCTCTCCTGGCTAGGGGAACTGGTAGACATACAGGGGCTCACTTTTCAG GTCATCTGCTCCTATATCCTAAGGCCCATGGTTTTCATGATGGGTGTCGAGTGGGCAGACTGTCCGATGGTGGCTGAGATGGTGGGGATCAAGTTCTTCACGAATGAGTTTGTGGCCTATCAGCAACTGTCTCAGTACAAAAACAAACGTCTCTCTGGAGTGGAAGAGTGGATTGGAGGCGAGAAACAGTGGATTTCT gTGAGAGCTGAAATCATTACAACATTTTCACTCTGTGGATTTGCCAATCTTAGTTCCATAGGAATCACACTGGGAGGCTTGA CATCAATGGTACCCCACCGGaagagtgacttgtccaaggttgtGGTCAGTGCCCTCTTCACAGGGGCCTGTGTATCCCTTATCAGCGCCTGTATGGCAG GAATCCTCTATGTCCCCAGGGGAGCTGAAACTGACTGTCTCTCCTTCCTAAACACAAGTTTCACCAATCGAACCTATGAGACCTATGTGTGCTGCAGAGAGCTCTTTCGGAG TACCTCTCTGAATGGAACCAACCCTCCTTCTTTTCCTGGTCCCTGGGAAGATAAAGAGTTCAGTGCCATAGCCCTTGCTAAATGCTGTGACCTCTACACCAATGCTGTCTGTGCCTAA